A genomic region of Papaver somniferum cultivar HN1 chromosome 7, ASM357369v1, whole genome shotgun sequence contains the following coding sequences:
- the LOC113295012 gene encoding uncharacterized protein LOC113295012 → MHENICTAYKASKGKSRMFKDLWLLAITVTRSELWLTRNDFTYNNKKVSWSFFQKRVFNRVHEYSVRLKGNMWNLVEDLKVLDFFRVLRRRVKVMEPVECFWVPPEHNEIMICCDGASRGNPGRAGAGAVVRDSNSNVLRAMSVGFGIQTKYLAELFCVIVRLEWDVKFGVEDACIKTDSMRAILAYSRDINEVPWFLRSRWVAARSRYNNVRFFHTYREVNFAADTTAKRGCLLNNEEGISYENKPDFLRSIELPNVSYFRFNYFVSFFEVLCLSFLSN, encoded by the coding sequence atGCATGAGAATATTTGTACAGCATACAAGGCATCCAAAGGTAAGTCTCGTATGTTTAAGGACTTATGGTTGTTAGCCATCACTGTCACAAGGTCGGAGTTATGGCTGACTAGAAATGATTTCACTTATAACAACAAGAAAGTGAGCTGGAGCTTTTTCCAAAAAAGGGTTTTTAACCGTGTGCATGAGTACTCAGTTAGATTGAAGGGAAATATGTGGAATTTGGTAGAAGACTTGAAGGTGCTGGATTTTTTCAGAGTTCTTCGTAGAAGAGTTAAGGTCATGGAGCCGGTAGAATGTTTTTGGGTTCCTCCTGAGCACAATGAGATTATGATTTGTTGTGATGGGGCATCTAGGGGTAATCCGGGAAGAGCTGGAGCGGGTGCTGTTGTGCGTGATTCCAATTCTAATGTTTTAAGAGCTATGAGTGTTGGTTTTGGTATCCAAACTAAATATTTGGCGGAGCTATTTTGTGTTATAGTGAGGTTAGAATGGGATGTTAAATTTGGTGTTGAAGATGCGTGCATCAAAACTGATTCTATGagagctattttggcatattcaAGAGATATCAATGAGGTTCCTTGGTTTTTACGGAGTAGATGGGTTGCTGCAAGATCTCGTTACAATAATGTGCGTTTTTTTCACACTTATAGGGAGGTGAATTTTGCTGCTGATACGACGGCTAAAAGAGGTTGTTTGCTAAATAATGAGGAAGGAATAAGTTATGAGAATAAACCAGATTTCTTAAGGTCTATAGAATTACCgaatgtatcttattttcgttttaattattttgtaagtttttttGAGGTTCTCTGCCTCTCTTTTCTTTCAAACTAG